The Vibrio sp. 10N DNA window AACAAAGCCACGTAATCACTAAACTCAACCAAGCCAAAATCGCCAAGCGTTAGCTGTCGACTTGAGCAATTTGTTATACCATCATGCGCACGAAACCCAATATCTCGCTATTGGATTGGGAAAGACTTTTCCTTGCACAACTTTATCAAAGTTACCGCCATTGCTTTCAATGACCTTGCGCGATGCGATGTTGTCTTCATCAGCCGTGATCAAAGCGGTAGTAATCCCTAACTCTAATGCTTTTGGCAGAACAAGTTTAAGCATTGACTTGCCAAAACCTTTAGAACGAAAACTTGGTGCAATATCGTAACCAATATGACCACCCTCAAAGCTGAGGAACTCGTTGTCTATCGTGTGTCTAACCCTAATAGCACCAATAACTTCACCAGCATTGGACGT harbors:
- a CDS encoding GNAT family N-acetyltransferase, whose translation is MYLISPSANYKEAFAEFYYDFAVNDPENADYYEQGYSDFDNYIESLTNEEKGINLREGYVPCSHFWLTSNAGEVIGAIRVRHTIDNEFLSFEGGHIGYDIAPSFRSKGFGKSMLKLVLPKALELGITTALITADEDNIASRKVIESNGGNFDKVVQGKVFPNPIARYWVSCA